From the genome of Marinobacter sp. F4206:
ACTGACCAACAATTTCCAGCAAGCCGACACCGGCACCAAAATGATCCACCTGGGCAAGAACACGTCCAGCACCATCATTTCCAAAGGGATTTCAGCCGGCAAGAGCTCCAATGCCTACCGCGGCCTGGTCAAGTTCGGCCCGGGCGCCGAGGGGGCCCGCAACTTTACCCAGTGCGACTCCCTGCTGATCGGTGATCGCTGTGGGGCCCACACGTTCCCCTACATTGAGAGCAAGAACAAGTCCGCCATCGTTGAGCACGAGGCGACCACCTCCAAGGTCAGTGACGAGCAGATGTTCCTTTGCCGTCAACGCGGAATCGAACCAGAGCAGGCCGTATCCATGATTGTTAACGGCTTCTGCAAAGAGGTGTTCAAGGAACTCCCGATGGAGTTCGCGGTGGAAGCGGGCAAGCTCCTTGAAGTAAGCCTCGAAGGCTCGGTTGGTTAAACGCAGCGCCGCCCCAGGACACTGACAAACGAATTCATACAGATTAACGAAGAGAGAACCCGACAAATGCTGAGCATCAAGAACCTGCACGCATCCGTTGAGGGCAAAGAAATCCTCAAGGGCATCAACCTGGAGATCAAGGCCGGGGAAGTACACGCCATCATGGGCCCGAACGGCTCGGGTAAGAGTACCCTGTCCCAGGTGCTGGCAGGCAACGAGGCATTTGAAGTCACCAGCGGCGAAGTCAACCTTAACGGCGAGAACCTTCTTGACCTGGAAACCGAAGAGCGGGCGCGCGAGGGTATCTTCCTGGCATTCCAGTACCCGGTGGAAATTCCTGGCGTCAGCAACCTTCAGTTCCTGCGCACCGCGGTGAATGCCATGCGCGCCCACAAGGGCGAGCCGGAAATGAACGCGGCAGAGTTTATGAAGCTGGCGAAGGAAGTGTCCACGCAGGTCGACCTTGACCCGGCCTTCCTCAAGCGGGGCGTCAACGAAGGCTTCTCCGGCGGTGAGAAAAAACGCAACGAGATTCTTCAGGCGCTGTTGCTGCAACCCAAACTGGCCATCCTGGATGAAACCGACTCAGGC
Proteins encoded in this window:
- the sufC gene encoding Fe-S cluster assembly ATPase SufC, producing the protein MLSIKNLHASVEGKEILKGINLEIKAGEVHAIMGPNGSGKSTLSQVLAGNEAFEVTSGEVNLNGENLLDLETEERAREGIFLAFQYPVEIPGVSNLQFLRTAVNAMRAHKGEPEMNAAEFMKLAKEVSTQVDLDPAFLKRGVNEGFSGGEKKRNEILQALLLQPKLAILDETDSGLDIDALKVVSDGVNALRSEDRAILMVTHYQRLLNHIVPDHVHVLAGGKIIKSGGRELALELEERGYGWLGINDEETADSSAN